In Candidatus Poribacteria bacterium, the following are encoded in one genomic region:
- a CDS encoding carbon-nitrogen hydrolase family protein: protein MYASIKVSAISLKPTKWDKASNAEKLEAFFVEAAKDTPQLILATEGVLEGYVVMDVIEGRAAPEAMLEIAEPLDGAYIHRFRRLARQLKTCLCFGFAERCGTASVYNSAVFIDANGDICGTYHKTQFAEGTHPSWNFNCIGETIRAFDTPFGRAGILICNDRWNPLIARTLVLDGAQFLLIPSYGSKGKAQNQTVLARARENGVPIVEANVGMNLIISKGEIVAYKWGNDQISTADIDIPVLPSTEAARRSEQAYLQSQGPEMETRYRKTIDRLR from the coding sequence ATGTATGCGTCGATCAAAGTTTCCGCAATTTCGTTGAAACCTACCAAATGGGATAAAGCCTCCAACGCTGAGAAACTGGAGGCTTTCTTCGTTGAAGCCGCCAAGGATACCCCTCAGTTGATTTTGGCAACAGAGGGGGTCCTTGAGGGTTATGTCGTCATGGATGTCATCGAAGGCAGGGCGGCACCAGAGGCAATGCTTGAAATCGCTGAGCCGCTCGACGGTGCTTATATCCACCGATTCCGTCGGTTAGCACGCCAACTCAAAACCTGTCTCTGTTTCGGGTTCGCTGAACGGTGTGGGACTGCTTCTGTCTATAATTCCGCTGTGTTTATTGATGCCAATGGAGACATTTGCGGCACCTATCACAAAACGCAGTTCGCCGAAGGGACACATCCATCGTGGAACTTCAATTGCATCGGCGAAACGATTCGCGCTTTCGATACACCTTTCGGGCGTGCTGGCATTTTAATCTGCAACGATAGGTGGAATCCGCTGATTGCGCGCACACTTGTTTTAGACGGGGCACAGTTCCTCCTAATTCCCTCGTATGGTTCAAAGGGCAAGGCACAGAATCAGACTGTGCTCGCCAGAGCGCGTGAAAATGGTGTGCCGATTGTAGAAGCGAACGTCGGAATGAACCTCATCATCAGCAAAGGTGAAATTGTCGCATACAAATGGGGCAACGACCAGATTAGCACGGCAGACATTGATATCCCGGTCCTCCCTTCAACCGAGGCAGCGCGTCGTTCTGAACAGGCGTACTTGCAGTCCCAAGGACCTGAGATGGAAACCCGCTATCGGAAGACGATTGACCGTTTACGCTAA
- a CDS encoding mandelate racemase/muconate lactonizing enzyme family protein — MKITDVKTYNLRYPLVESFANSRGWTSTRTAVVVEICTDAGITGWGEGVSVPSAAAVEAHLIGQSPFDTERIWEAMRGDIGALSGIDIALWDIMGKALDMPIYQLLGGAFRLKIPAYASGLFKKDKPDITQALMDEAKGYVDAGFPAVKMKIGFGEAYDVKNVAAVRRAIGDDTLFAVDANCGYDVGTAIDVGQKLLDYDLFWYEEPITSDDVTGYREIRHALKVRIAGGEMLKGRWAFRDLLQERGLDIVQPDLSIAGGFTECRKIAAMASANYVRVLPHMWGGSIRLAATLHWQATLPDAPHALNPIPSLLEFDMTENRLRTALAPQPINAVDGYVDVPQAPGLGIDIDRDVLEEYA; from the coding sequence ATGAAAATCACTGACGTTAAAACCTACAATTTACGTTATCCACTCGTTGAATCCTTCGCGAACTCACGCGGTTGGACGAGCACGCGAACTGCCGTCGTCGTCGAAATTTGCACAGATGCCGGCATTACCGGTTGGGGTGAAGGCGTGAGCGTTCCGTCCGCTGCTGCAGTTGAAGCACATCTCATAGGACAATCACCTTTTGACACGGAACGGATTTGGGAGGCGATGCGCGGCGATATTGGTGCGCTGAGCGGCATAGACATTGCACTCTGGGACATCATGGGCAAAGCATTGGACATGCCCATCTATCAACTCCTCGGTGGCGCATTCCGATTGAAGATTCCGGCTTACGCCAGCGGACTCTTCAAGAAAGACAAACCCGACATAACGCAAGCGTTGATGGACGAGGCGAAAGGATACGTCGATGCGGGGTTCCCCGCTGTCAAGATGAAAATCGGTTTCGGCGAGGCTTATGATGTCAAAAACGTCGCTGCAGTCCGACGCGCCATTGGAGACGATACTCTCTTCGCTGTTGACGCAAACTGTGGATACGATGTCGGGACAGCAATTGATGTCGGACAGAAACTTCTGGACTATGACCTTTTCTGGTATGAGGAACCGATTACGAGTGACGATGTAACGGGTTATCGAGAGATCCGACACGCATTGAAGGTGAGAATCGCTGGTGGTGAGATGCTGAAAGGACGCTGGGCGTTCCGAGACCTACTGCAGGAACGTGGGTTGGATATTGTGCAACCCGATCTGAGCATCGCAGGCGGTTTCACGGAGTGCCGAAAAATCGCTGCTATGGCGAGTGCGAACTACGTGCGAGTGCTGCCTCACATGTGGGGTGGTAGCATCCGCCTCGCTGCGACGTTGCACTGGCAAGCCACACTCCCAGATGCACCCCACGCACTCAATCCGATTCCTTCGTTGTTGGAGTTCGATATGACCGAAAACCGTCTCCGAACGGCCTTGGCACCGCAACCGATTAATGCCGTTGATGGATACGTTGACGTTCCACAGGCACCCGGATTGGGCATTGACATCGACCGGGACGTTTTGGAAGAGTATGCGTGA
- a CDS encoding arylsulfatase produces MGDTIVAEQTTPNLVFVITDDQGYSDLGCTGNPIINTPNLDALAAESVQLQNLHVGPTCSPTRAGIMTGHYCNSTGVWHTIGGRSLLRSNEVTMADIFRRNGYKTGMFGKWHLGDNYPFRPHDRGFDEALYHGGGGISQTPDYWGNDYFDDTYFRNGSEQPFDGYCTDVWFQEAMAFIERQAEGNQNRPFFCYLSTNAPHGPFRVPDAYGEVYRRKGVEGDRANFWGMITNIDDNMARLRHHLRVLGLEENTILIFMTDNGSAAGCDLDAQQFVTAGYNAGMRGRKGSPYEGGHRVPLFMHWPDGGFTEKHEVHELTANIDLLPTLIDLCDLEVSSNTHFHGESIVPLLKDETESWEERVVVTDSQRVENPIKWKDSATMSQQWRLINGTELYDIQADPGQRHDIAGEHPEVVAELREHYEVWWKLVSERFDEDCPIVIGTQNEPVTCITTHDWHGEAQAWNHGMIRRGMECNGYWAIEIPEDGEYSFELRRWPLAEDRAITDGIPGEHIDLYNGGKALPLTAAEIRIGDQVATKTIPSDAKGVTFTFYLTAGQTRMHTEFTDEAGALAIGAYYVYAKRVI; encoded by the coding sequence ATAGGAGATACCATCGTGGCAGAACAGACGACACCGAACCTCGTTTTTGTAATTACGGATGACCAAGGTTACAGCGATTTGGGGTGCACCGGAAACCCTATTATCAACACACCGAATCTGGACGCACTTGCGGCAGAGAGCGTACAACTACAGAATCTGCACGTCGGTCCGACCTGTTCACCGACACGCGCAGGGATTATGACGGGGCATTACTGCAACTCCACCGGGGTGTGGCATACCATCGGCGGACGCTCCCTCCTCCGCAGCAATGAAGTCACGATGGCAGACATCTTCCGACGCAACGGCTATAAGACGGGTATGTTCGGGAAATGGCATCTCGGCGACAATTACCCGTTCCGTCCACACGACAGAGGTTTTGACGAAGCCCTCTACCACGGCGGTGGCGGCATCAGTCAAACTCCGGACTATTGGGGCAATGACTATTTCGACGATACCTATTTCCGCAACGGTTCCGAACAACCCTTCGACGGTTACTGCACAGATGTCTGGTTTCAAGAAGCGATGGCGTTCATTGAGAGACAAGCGGAAGGGAATCAGAACCGTCCGTTTTTCTGTTATCTCTCTACCAACGCGCCGCACGGTCCATTCCGTGTCCCCGATGCCTACGGTGAGGTATACCGACGGAAAGGCGTAGAAGGCGACCGTGCGAATTTCTGGGGTATGATCACCAATATCGACGACAACATGGCGCGGTTGCGGCACCATCTCCGAGTCCTGGGGCTTGAGGAAAACACGATTCTCATTTTCATGACCGATAATGGTTCCGCCGCTGGATGTGATCTGGATGCCCAACAGTTCGTCACGGCAGGCTACAACGCCGGAATGCGCGGTAGAAAAGGGTCACCTTATGAAGGTGGGCACCGTGTGCCACTGTTTATGCATTGGCCCGATGGTGGCTTCACCGAAAAGCACGAGGTGCATGAACTCACCGCAAACATTGACCTACTCCCGACGCTGATAGATCTGTGCGATCTTGAGGTCTCCTCGAACACGCACTTCCACGGCGAGAGTATTGTCCCGTTGTTGAAAGACGAAACGGAGTCATGGGAGGAACGGGTTGTTGTCACCGATTCGCAGCGCGTTGAGAACCCGATTAAGTGGAAAGACAGCGCGACGATGTCGCAACAGTGGCGACTCATCAATGGAACTGAACTTTACGATATACAAGCCGATCCCGGACAACGGCACGACATCGCTGGCGAACATCCTGAAGTCGTTGCGGAACTCCGTGAACATTATGAAGTGTGGTGGAAACTGGTTTCGGAACGGTTTGATGAGGACTGTCCGATCGTTATCGGGACGCAAAACGAACCCGTTACGTGTATTACGACCCACGATTGGCACGGGGAAGCACAAGCTTGGAATCACGGAATGATTCGCCGAGGAATGGAATGCAACGGTTATTGGGCAATTGAGATTCCTGAAGACGGGGAGTACAGTTTCGAGTTACGTCGGTGGCCCCTCGCCGAGGATCGGGCAATAACGGATGGCATTCCGGGTGAGCACATTGACCTTTACAACGGTGGTAAGGCTCTGCCATTAACAGCCGCGGAAATCCGTATCGGGGATCAGGTTGCCACGAAAACAATTCCATCAGATGCGAAGGGCGTAACGTTTACGTTCTATCTCACCGCTGGTCAGACACGCATGCATACCGAGTTCACCGACGAAGCGGGTGCGTTGGCAATCGGTGCGTATTATGTGTATGCGAAACGGGTGATTTGA
- a CDS encoding Gfo/Idh/MocA family oxidoreductase encodes MVNTAVIGYGYAGRAFHTYLVGLADGLNLYAIATRDAERREAAREAYPKVQMYQTIDEVIADDAVDLVVLATPHDTHAELSIKAMDAGKNVVTDKIMAMNTAEADAMIAASERNNVLLSVFHNRRWDWDYNTVRKIIDDGLLGTPYLFQVAIMRYGPPRGWRGVKSQSGGILYDWPAHFVDQALQLVTAPVESVYCDVHYNSRWDIDIGNYANLIIKFENDVRYQIEIGNLSKAEKPRWYIVGDLGGLIKYGLDPQEGPMVAGNIDAAQQDPENYAKVWTEAGDENRELVVESVQTTWKSYYQNIADVLNNGEELVVKPAEIRKLMQVYDAAMQSAETGETVRL; translated from the coding sequence ATGGTAAATACAGCCGTTATTGGCTACGGATATGCTGGACGCGCTTTCCATACCTATCTCGTCGGTTTGGCAGATGGACTGAATCTTTATGCTATTGCAACACGGGATGCCGAACGCCGTGAAGCCGCACGCGAGGCATATCCAAAGGTACAGATGTACCAAACGATTGACGAAGTCATCGCAGATGACGCTGTGGACCTCGTTGTGTTAGCTACGCCGCACGATACACATGCCGAACTCTCTATCAAGGCGATGGATGCCGGTAAGAACGTCGTCACAGACAAAATCATGGCAATGAATACCGCCGAGGCGGACGCGATGATTGCGGCGAGCGAGCGGAACAACGTCCTGCTCAGCGTCTTTCATAATCGCCGGTGGGATTGGGATTACAACACCGTGAGAAAGATTATTGATGACGGTTTGCTTGGAACGCCTTACCTTTTTCAGGTCGCGATTATGCGATACGGACCGCCTCGTGGTTGGCGCGGTGTCAAAAGCCAGAGTGGTGGCATCCTTTACGACTGGCCCGCACACTTCGTGGATCAGGCGCTACAACTCGTAACGGCACCGGTTGAATCTGTGTATTGCGACGTTCACTACAATTCGAGATGGGACATTGATATCGGCAACTACGCCAACCTCATCATTAAGTTTGAGAACGATGTACGGTATCAAATTGAGATTGGTAACCTCTCCAAAGCAGAGAAACCGCGTTGGTATATCGTCGGCGATTTAGGTGGGTTGATCAAATACGGCTTGGACCCACAGGAGGGACCAATGGTAGCCGGTAATATTGATGCCGCGCAGCAGGATCCCGAAAACTATGCGAAGGTCTGGACAGAAGCAGGCGACGAGAACAGAGAACTCGTTGTTGAAAGCGTTCAGACGACGTGGAAGTCTTATTATCAGAATATCGCGGATGTGCTGAACAACGGTGAGGAATTGGTGGTCAAGCCTGCGGAGATTCGCAAGCTCATGCAAGTCTACGACGCGGCGATGCAGTCTGCTGAAACAGGAGAAACCGTCCGGCTATAG
- a CDS encoding DUF547 domain-containing protein yields the protein MTVKKRILIVCLLLLSLCSILFLYHFRVETDSRIQQPAEGTVFSHDLFDQVLREHVDEKGRVDYTKLKAKPGKFEAYLDLLAVANPEALSYNAQLVFWVNAYNALVIKGVIDHYPITSVRKVKLFNGFFSRLKFHVSGKIYSPDQIEHDIVRTEFVDPRVHFVLVCASRSCPPLWTRAYSADTIEERLETATLNFLRNPEHVRIDRAKRHVHVSKIFKWYKDDFKEGYDGIADFLADYLPPEDAEFLESTDVEFRYLDYDWTLNDQKQ from the coding sequence ATGACTGTTAAAAAACGTATCCTAATTGTATGTCTTTTACTTTTATCCTTATGCAGCATTCTTTTTCTTTATCACTTCCGTGTCGAAACGGATTCACGAATCCAGCAGCCCGCGGAAGGCACTGTTTTTTCTCATGACCTGTTTGATCAGGTTTTGCGGGAACATGTCGATGAAAAGGGACGGGTCGATTATACAAAACTGAAGGCGAAACCTGGGAAATTTGAGGCGTATCTGGACCTATTGGCTGTTGCGAATCCAGAGGCGTTATCCTATAATGCGCAACTGGTGTTTTGGGTGAACGCTTACAATGCGCTTGTTATTAAAGGCGTTATTGACCACTATCCGATAACGAGTGTCCGAAAGGTCAAGCTCTTCAACGGATTTTTCTCTCGACTGAAGTTCCACGTTTCGGGTAAGATATACAGTCCGGATCAGATTGAACACGACATTGTCCGCACAGAATTCGTGGATCCGCGTGTCCACTTCGTCCTTGTATGTGCGTCGAGGAGTTGTCCACCTTTGTGGACCCGTGCGTATTCTGCCGATACGATTGAGGAACGTCTTGAGACCGCAACCCTCAACTTTCTTCGGAATCCTGAACATGTTCGGATTGATCGCGCGAAACGACACGTTCATGTCTCTAAAATTTTCAAATGGTACAAAGACGATTTCAAAGAGGGGTACGACGGCATAGCGGATTTCCTCGCCGACTACCTACCGCCTGAAGACGCAGAATTTTTGGAATCGACAGACGTTGAGTTTCGCTACTTGGATTATGACTGGACCCTGAACGATCAAAAACAATAA
- a CDS encoding LamG domain-containing protein: MRIRIFVCTILALSLVVGYSQAEIDPDRIVGIWLMDEGKGDVAEDISENGRKGTITRGEWAEGKFDGALEIKKGGTVTIPLGKGVIEDKVTFTLWINFTDIGGQQNYFSIWDQSNNRYVPYKNGGNLLRSWTNTWDVASGVTVKDGTWYHVANVYDGETCTIYVNGEEEVSQKVPKFQLQDQDQTAWLATDKGTGFLSATIMDEVGLFNDGLTEDEVQSIMNDGISFTAFAVEPSGKLPVVWGRLKSHF; the protein is encoded by the coding sequence ATGAGAATAAGAATATTTGTCTGCACGATACTCGCGCTAAGTCTGGTCGTCGGCTATAGTCAAGCTGAGATCGATCCGGATAGGATTGTAGGTATCTGGTTAATGGACGAAGGTAAAGGCGATGTCGCTGAAGACATCTCTGAAAACGGGCGTAAAGGCACGATTACACGAGGCGAATGGGCAGAAGGCAAGTTTGATGGTGCCCTTGAAATCAAAAAGGGTGGGACAGTCACGATTCCGCTCGGTAAAGGCGTAATTGAAGATAAAGTGACATTCACTCTGTGGATAAACTTTACCGACATCGGCGGTCAACAGAACTATTTCTCGATATGGGATCAGAGCAACAACCGCTATGTTCCTTACAAAAACGGTGGCAACCTCCTCCGCAGTTGGACGAACACTTGGGATGTCGCCAGTGGTGTGACCGTCAAAGATGGAACCTGGTATCATGTCGCCAATGTCTACGATGGGGAAACCTGCACAATCTACGTCAACGGTGAAGAGGAAGTCTCACAAAAGGTGCCGAAGTTCCAACTCCAAGACCAGGATCAGACGGCGTGGCTCGCGACGGATAAAGGAACCGGTTTCCTCTCCGCCACGATTATGGACGAGGTCGGTCTCTTCAACGATGGACTCACCGAAGATGAAGTTCAGAGCATTATGAACGACGGTATCTCCTTTACCGCTTTTGCTGTGGAGCCGTCGGGTAAACTCCCTGTGGTCTGGGGAAGACTGAAGTCACATTTTTAA
- a CDS encoding MFS transporter: MEGFHVYRPKLNHRKFSRTSLIFPIYIPAFLLATGGGIVSPTLSIYVKSFELSYTLTTVVLAVGVLGNIPAGILVERLGRKPSMLVGLVMIGLSTLGMGTAGNFFQLIGAQLLGGIGQALWMLARHAYMTDVIPIANRGRAIALFGGVNRMGTFAGQFCSIFLGVNLRFPFFIYAGIVMLNLFLCFFFIPGTRRTTTEVAGKKMPYLKHLLEISRQHARLLATAGVGQVCVQTLRRGCNIIIPLYADEVVGLTTQQVRSVVMISSAVDMSMFPIAGHMMDRFGRRYATVPGVFIFATGMVLMPFTGTFTGLLLAAIFMRMGNGIASGTMMTLGADLAPRDGTGEFLGLWRLTGDFGGSAGPVIVGNLADLFGLSYSGFALGSIGYLAVSIFLWLVPETLRRE, from the coding sequence GTGGAGGGTTTCCACGTCTATAGACCCAAATTGAACCACCGCAAATTTAGCCGAACCTCACTCATCTTTCCCATCTATATTCCAGCGTTTCTGTTGGCAACAGGCGGGGGTATCGTTTCACCGACGCTTTCGATTTATGTTAAATCGTTTGAGTTATCCTATACGTTGACGACAGTTGTCCTTGCTGTTGGTGTGCTTGGAAATATTCCCGCTGGCATTTTAGTGGAACGACTCGGTCGCAAACCATCAATGTTGGTCGGTTTAGTTATGATAGGGCTGTCAACACTGGGCATGGGAACGGCTGGGAATTTCTTCCAATTGATCGGTGCCCAGTTACTGGGGGGCATTGGACAAGCTTTGTGGATGCTGGCACGGCATGCGTATATGACGGATGTAATTCCGATAGCGAATCGTGGGAGAGCGATTGCCCTGTTCGGCGGTGTGAATCGGATGGGCACCTTCGCGGGGCAGTTCTGCTCTATCTTTCTTGGGGTAAACCTACGTTTTCCCTTCTTCATCTATGCCGGCATTGTGATGCTGAACCTGTTCCTCTGTTTCTTCTTTATTCCTGGGACGCGGCGCACCACAACCGAAGTGGCAGGGAAGAAGATGCCTTACCTAAAACATCTCCTTGAGATCTCGCGTCAGCATGCACGGCTCCTCGCTACTGCAGGGGTCGGACAGGTATGTGTTCAGACGCTGCGCCGCGGGTGCAATATCATTATCCCGCTCTATGCGGATGAGGTGGTCGGGTTAACGACACAACAGGTTCGCTCGGTCGTCATGATCTCCTCAGCAGTAGATATGTCAATGTTCCCAATAGCTGGCCATATGATGGATCGGTTTGGTCGAAGATATGCAACGGTGCCCGGGGTTTTCATTTTTGCTACAGGGATGGTGTTGATGCCGTTTACTGGGACATTTACGGGACTGCTGCTTGCGGCAATCTTCATGCGGATGGGGAACGGTATCGCTTCCGGGACAATGATGACACTCGGTGCAGACTTGGCACCCCGCGACGGAACAGGAGAGTTCTTGGGTTTGTGGCGGCTCACGGGTGATTTCGGCGGTTCGGCAGGACCAGTTATCGTCGGCAATCTTGCCGATCTGTTCGGATTGAGTTATTCCGGCTTCGCGTTAGGGAGCATCGGTTATCTCGCCGTGAGCATTTTCCTGTGGTTGGTACCGGAGACGTTGCGCAGGGAATGA
- a CDS encoding gamma-glutamylcyclotransferase, which produces MIYFAYGSNMNRSHMQQRCPGVTHIEKFQLEGFRLVFKYHADIIPLEGCTVHGGLWEITEDHEEALDTYEGYPDYYGKYYQDGVMFYRMREMYEKDVEAPSKWYLKTIIQGYRNFGLTQEEFKESLGLQQLGLTQKDLEENLGVSADELARLFSRVATAPVYQ; this is translated from the coding sequence ATGATATATTTTGCTTATGGATCCAACATGAACCGCTCTCACATGCAACAGCGGTGCCCGGGTGTCACGCACATAGAGAAGTTCCAACTCGAAGGGTTTCGCCTTGTTTTTAAATACCACGCCGATATTATTCCTCTGGAAGGGTGTACAGTCCACGGGGGACTCTGGGAAATTACAGAGGATCACGAAGAGGCACTTGATACCTATGAGGGTTATCCTGACTATTACGGCAAGTATTACCAAGACGGTGTCATGTTTTACAGGATGAGAGAGATGTATGAGAAGGATGTTGAAGCACCTTCAAAATGGTATCTAAAAACCATCATTCAGGGTTACCGTAATTTTGGGTTGACGCAAGAAGAATTTAAAGAGAGCCTTGGTCTCCAACAACTTGGGTTAACCCAAAAGGATCTTGAAGAGAACCTCGGTGTGTCAGCGGATGAACTTGCCCGCCTATTTTCCCGCGTCGCAACCGCTCCTGTCTACCAATAA
- a CDS encoding terpene cyclase/mutase family protein, translating to MKMKIQCGFILALLLILTVVQSGITAEHETDTSAYHELNEQVVASIDRGLEWLKGQQAEDGLFANHPGITALALTAFLRHPQNKYSEAEHPFIQQGLQRLLAMQQPDGAIYDIEMQPALPNYNTAISVMALSSTGNPEYALIIERAQVFLKSLQVTDEESVYHGGIGYGSRETVHDLSNLNLAIQALKESGSDDQEVWDKAIKFLERTQNRSESNDQSWAGNDGGFIYSPDGESKAGTDTAGSPRSYGSMTYAGLLSFIYANVAKDDERVQAAVKWIQEHFTTEENYGMGAQGLYYNYHTMAKALRLYGEPVLTDAKGISHDWYRELAEKLIGVQKPDGSWVNEESRWMEALPVLATSYAILSLDTAYPK from the coding sequence ATGAAAATGAAAATACAGTGTGGATTCATATTGGCGTTGCTTCTCATACTTACCGTTGTCCAGAGTGGTATAACGGCGGAGCACGAGACGGACACATCAGCCTATCACGAATTAAACGAGCAGGTCGTTGCGAGTATTGACCGCGGGTTGGAGTGGCTGAAGGGACAGCAAGCCGAAGACGGGCTATTCGCCAATCATCCGGGCATAACGGCTCTTGCACTCACCGCTTTTTTACGACATCCTCAGAACAAGTACTCGGAGGCAGAGCATCCCTTTATCCAGCAGGGACTTCAGCGATTGCTTGCGATGCAACAGCCGGACGGTGCCATCTATGATATCGAGATGCAACCCGCACTGCCGAATTACAATACCGCTATCTCAGTGATGGCACTTTCCTCAACCGGCAACCCAGAATACGCGCTTATTATTGAAAGGGCGCAAGTCTTCCTGAAAAGTTTACAGGTCACAGATGAAGAGAGCGTCTATCATGGTGGGATCGGTTATGGAAGTCGTGAGACTGTGCATGACCTATCCAATCTGAACCTCGCCATCCAAGCGTTAAAAGAGAGCGGTTCCGACGACCAAGAGGTCTGGGACAAGGCGATTAAGTTTCTGGAACGCACACAGAATCGGAGTGAGAGCAACGACCAGTCGTGGGCAGGCAACGATGGCGGCTTTATCTATTCGCCTGACGGTGAGAGCAAAGCCGGCACAGATACCGCGGGAAGCCCGCGCTCCTATGGGAGCATGACGTATGCCGGATTGTTGAGTTTCATCTACGCCAATGTCGCTAAAGACGATGAACGTGTACAAGCCGCGGTCAAGTGGATTCAAGAACACTTCACAACCGAAGAAAACTACGGTATGGGTGCACAGGGTCTATACTACAACTATCATACGATGGCGAAGGCGTTACGACTTTACGGTGAACCCGTTCTTACGGACGCGAAAGGTATCTCGCACGATTGGTACCGAGAACTGGCAGAAAAACTGATTGGGGTCCAGAAACCCGATGGGTCTTGGGTAAATGAGGAGAGTCGTTGGATGGAGGCACTTCCTGTGTTAGCAACCAGTTATGCGATTCTCTCTCTGGATACTGCTTACCCGAAATAG
- a CDS encoding O-acetyl-ADP-ribose deacetylase — protein MKTQIAQTGLELIQGDITKAPVDAIVNAANSALVGGGGVDGAIRRAGGDAIEQACAEIRAREGGCPTGKAVITTGGDLHAKYVIHTVGPVWDGGNSGEPELLASCYQECLRLAIENGVQSIAFPSISTGVFGYPTEKAVLVALTTVRGFLQQSDTAPASVQFVLFDEATYTCYADALF, from the coding sequence ATGAAAACACAGATTGCACAAACCGGTTTAGAACTCATCCAAGGCGACATAACCAAAGCACCGGTTGATGCTATCGTGAACGCAGCGAACAGTGCGCTTGTCGGTGGTGGTGGTGTGGATGGTGCAATACGTCGCGCGGGTGGCGATGCCATCGAGCAAGCCTGTGCGGAGATTCGCGCCCGTGAGGGGGGCTGTCCTACCGGTAAAGCGGTTATTACGACAGGCGGCGATCTCCACGCAAAATACGTGATTCACACCGTCGGACCCGTTTGGGACGGTGGAAATTCGGGTGAGCCTGAACTGCTTGCGAGTTGTTATCAAGAGTGCCTCCGACTTGCTATAGAAAACGGTGTTCAAAGTATCGCTTTTCCTTCTATTAGCACCGGTGTCTTTGGTTACCCGACAGAGAAAGCGGTACTCGTTGCACTGACCACGGTGAGAGGTTTTCTGCAACAGAGCGACACCGCGCCAGCATCTGTTCAATTTGTGCTGTTCGATGAGGCGACGTATACATGCTATGCGGACGCGCTGTTTTAA
- a CDS encoding DUF58 domain-containing protein — MLTPQFLKQLEPFHIRSYRSFRGKFRGERRSLNRGVGMEFADYRVYEPGDDLRHVDWNIYARLGKLFIKLFHADEGLPLALLIDNSRSMAFGSPTKLACAKQIAAALGYIALGHTDSVAVYTCAERLSVALPPVSSTSQFSRLTRILTAIVADDGQTRLTECLKQLPMYQRHPCAVVILSDFLDPNGYEQGFTLLAGRGFSLTAIHLMSPEEMNPQMLENGSTGGDWLVEDAETGVTRPITINPETLSQYQNQQQTFCDTLQRFCTDQGVGYTQLKGDMPIEPFILQELHRTGLIQRR; from the coding sequence ATGCTTACACCGCAATTCTTAAAGCAGCTTGAACCCTTCCATATCCGATCCTATCGCTCGTTCCGAGGTAAATTCAGAGGTGAGCGCCGGAGTCTGAACCGGGGTGTAGGTATGGAGTTTGCCGATTATCGCGTCTATGAACCTGGCGACGACCTACGGCATGTCGATTGGAACATCTATGCGCGTTTGGGGAAACTCTTTATCAAACTCTTCCACGCTGACGAGGGATTACCGCTTGCACTTCTCATTGATAACAGTCGTTCTATGGCGTTTGGTTCACCCACCAAGTTAGCATGTGCCAAACAGATTGCCGCAGCATTAGGCTATATCGCTTTGGGGCACACGGATAGTGTTGCTGTCTATACCTGTGCTGAACGGCTCTCCGTTGCACTACCACCCGTGTCGAGTACATCACAATTTTCACGTCTCACAAGGATCTTGACCGCAATTGTTGCAGATGATGGGCAAACGCGGCTGACGGAATGTCTCAAGCAGCTTCCGATGTATCAACGACACCCGTGCGCTGTTGTCATTCTTTCCGATTTTTTGGATCCGAATGGCTATGAACAGGGCTTCACATTGCTTGCAGGACGCGGCTTCTCGCTCACAGCTATCCACCTGATGAGTCCAGAGGAGATGAACCCGCAGATGTTGGAAAACGGATCTACGGGTGGAGACTGGTTGGTAGAGGATGCCGAAACCGGCGTAACGAGACCCATCACAATCAATCCGGAAACGCTCTCGCAATACCAGAATCAACAACAGACATTTTGCGACACCTTACAACGCTTCTGTACCGACCAAGGGGTTGGTTACACACAACTAAAAGGTGATATGCCTATAGAACCCTTTATCTTACAGGAGCTGCACAGAACAGGTTTGATTCAGAGGAGGTAA